A genomic window from Streptomyces sp. NBC_00234 includes:
- a CDS encoding CAP domain-containing protein → MGRHGKKRASRPVRTGLLGVSAAMAVGAVAVTSGLLPGGDSFDVRGTSAADQVRSEGAPDLLTQGGTTSSPSDRASASTGTSRSSERAAAPSTSASAKTTKPAASPSKDAKASKQPTKAPAEKTEKKTSAAPAPKAPAAPKTSAPDPAPKPSAPSPDATDSARATVLSLVNQERAKVGCSPVAASRGLTSLAQDFSEDMAARGFFSHTDPDGATPWDRAAKAGVQDLAAENIARGQADAQAVMDGWMNSDGHRANILNCDYKTLGVGVYFGSGGPWWTQDFGF, encoded by the coding sequence ATGGGACGCCACGGCAAGAAGCGGGCCTCGAGGCCCGTACGCACGGGTCTCCTCGGCGTCTCCGCGGCCATGGCCGTCGGCGCGGTGGCGGTCACCTCGGGCCTGCTGCCCGGCGGCGACAGCTTCGACGTACGCGGTACCTCAGCGGCGGACCAGGTCCGCTCCGAGGGTGCGCCCGACCTCCTCACCCAGGGCGGCACGACCTCCTCGCCGTCCGACCGCGCCTCGGCCTCCACCGGCACGAGCCGCTCCAGCGAGCGCGCCGCGGCCCCTTCCACCTCGGCTTCTGCCAAGACGACCAAGCCGGCGGCCTCCCCGTCGAAGGACGCGAAGGCGTCCAAGCAGCCGACGAAGGCGCCCGCGGAGAAGACCGAGAAGAAGACGAGCGCGGCACCGGCTCCCAAGGCCCCCGCCGCACCGAAGACCTCGGCTCCCGACCCGGCCCCCAAGCCCTCGGCCCCGTCCCCCGACGCGACCGACAGCGCCCGTGCCACCGTGCTCTCCCTCGTCAACCAGGAACGCGCGAAGGTCGGCTGCAGCCCGGTCGCGGCCTCCCGCGGGCTGACGTCACTCGCCCAGGACTTCAGCGAGGACATGGCCGCGCGCGGCTTCTTCTCCCACACCGATCCCGACGGGGCGACCCCGTGGGACCGGGCGGCGAAGGCGGGCGTGCAGGATCTCGCCGCCGAGAACATCGCCCGCGGCCAGGCCGACGCACAGGCCGTGATGGACGGCTGGATGAACAGCGACGGGCACCGAGCAAACATTCTCAACTGCGACTACAAGACGCTCGGCGTCGGCGTGTACTTCGGCTCCGGCGGCCCCTGGTGGACGCAGGACTTCGGCTTCTGA
- a CDS encoding acylphosphatase, translating into MNEDARLVVWVRGRVQQVGFRWFTRANALEIGSLRGFALNLDDGRVQVVAEGPRENCHRLLDWLRSDDTPGHVDGVTEIWDTPRGGYEGFAIR; encoded by the coding sequence ATGAACGAAGATGCACGACTCGTCGTTTGGGTACGCGGCCGAGTACAGCAAGTAGGGTTCCGATGGTTCACCAGGGCAAACGCTTTGGAGATCGGCAGCCTCCGGGGCTTCGCACTCAATCTCGACGACGGCAGGGTGCAGGTGGTCGCCGAAGGGCCACGTGAGAATTGCCACCGTCTGCTGGACTGGCTCCGCTCCGACGACACACCCGGCCACGTGGACGGAGTGACTGAGATCTGGGACACCCCGCGCGGTGGATATGAGGGATTCGCAATCCGGTGA